A single window of Arvicanthis niloticus isolate mArvNil1 chromosome 20, mArvNil1.pat.X, whole genome shotgun sequence DNA harbors:
- the Ccdc167 gene encoding coiled-coil domain-containing protein 167 has product MTKKKRENLGVAQEIDGLEEKLSQCRKDLEAVTSQLYRAELSPEDRKSLEKEKTTLMNRASKYEKELKLLRQENRKNMLLSVAIFIVFALLYAHWTM; this is encoded by the exons ATGACTAAAAAGAAGCGGGAGAATCTTGGCGTTGCTCAGGAG ATTGATGGGCTAGAGGAAAAGCTGTCTCAGTGTCGTAAGGACCTAGAGGCTGTGACCTCCCAGCTCTACCGGGCCGAGCTGAGTCCTGAGGACAG GAAGTCTctggagaaggagaaaaccacCCTCATGAACAGAGCCTCCAAGTATG AGAAGGAGCTAAAGCTACTTCGACAAGAGAACCGGAAGAACATGCTGCTGTCGGTGGCCATCTTCATAGTCTTCGCCCTGCTCTATGCTCACTGGACTATGTGA